Proteins co-encoded in one Cinclus cinclus chromosome 17, bCinCin1.1, whole genome shotgun sequence genomic window:
- the PPTC7 gene encoding protein phosphatase PTC7 homolog gives MFSVLSYGRLVARAVLGGLSQTDSRDYSLVTASCGFGKDFRKGILKKGMCYGDDACFVARHRTADVLGVADGVGGWRDYGVDPSQFSGTLMRTCERLVKEGRFVPSNPVGILTAGYCELLQNKVPLLGSSTACIVVLDRSSHRLHTANLGDSGFLVVRGGEVVHRSDEQQHYFNTPFQLSIAPPEAEGVVLSDSPEAADSTSFDVQLGDIILTATDGLFDNMPDYMILQELKKLKNSNYESIQQTARSIAEQAHELAYDPTYMSPFAQFACDNGLNVRGGKPDDITVLLSIVAEYTD, from the exons ATGTTCTCGGTGCTCTCCTACGGCAGGCTGGTGGCGCGGGCGGTCCTGGGCGGCCTCTCGCAGACAGACTCCCGCGACTACAGCCTGGTGACGGCCAGCTGTGGCTTCGGCAAAGATTTCCGCAAGGGCATCCTCAAGAAAGGCATGTGCTACGGGGATGACGCCTGTTTCGTGGCGCGGCACCGCACCGCTGATGTACTGG GGGTGGCAGATGGTGTTGGTGGCTGGAGAGACTACGGGGTTGACCCTTCTCAGTTCTCAGGGACTCTCATGCGCACGTGTGAACGTTTGGTGAAAGAAGGACGGTTTGTTCCAAGCAATCCTGTTGGAATTCTCACTGCAGGCTattgtgagctgctgcagaacaAAGTACCTTTGCTTG ggagcagcacagcttgTATAGTAGTCCTGGACAGATCAAGTCATCGTTTACATACAGCAAACTTGGGAGATTCTGGATTTTTGGTAGTCAGAGGTGGAGAAGTCGTCCATCGATCCGACGAGCAGCAGCATTACTTCAACACTCCCTTCCAACTATCAATAGCTCCACCAGAAGCAGAAGGAGTTGTCTTAAGTGACAG CCCCGAGGCTGCTGACAGCACGTCCTTCGATGTCCAGCTTGGGGACATCATCCTGACTGCCACTGATGGACTGTTTGACAACATGCCTGACTACATGATCCTGCAGGAGTTGAAAAAGCTGAAG AACTCCAACTACGAGAGCATCCAGCAGACTGCACGGAGCATTGCTGAGCAAGCCCACGAGCTGGCCTATGACCCCACATACATGTCACCCTTTGCACAGTTCGCCTGTGACAACGGATTGAATGTCAGAG GGGGGAAGCCAGACGACATCACCGTCCTTCTTTCCATCGTAGCCGAGTACACAGACTGA